The DNA segment TGACAAAGCACATCGTGCCCGTTGATACCCGGCATTTTCAGATCCAGTAATACCAGATCAGGTAAGGGATATCGCTCGCGATCTTCATATTTACCAACCCCAAAAAGATAATCTAGCGCCTCGCGCCCATTACGCGCCACATGGATCGCAGCTTC comes from the Chloroflexota bacterium genome and includes:
- a CDS encoding response regulator; the encoded protein is MTNAILLVEDNEMDIVLTLDAFGQILPEAAIHVARNGREALDYLFGVGKYEDRERYPLPDLVLLDLKMPGINGHDVLC